One window from the genome of Cricetulus griseus strain 17A/GY chromosome 2, alternate assembly CriGri-PICRH-1.0, whole genome shotgun sequence encodes:
- the Sdhb gene encoding succinate dehydrogenase [ubiquinone] iron-sulfur subunit, mitochondrial isoform X2 has protein sequence MAAAAAVAVGVSLRRCFPATALGRARLQIQACRGAQTAAAAAPRIKKFAIYRWDPDKTGDKPRMQTYEVDLNKCGPMVLDALIKIKNEIDSTLTFRRSCREGICGSCAMNINGGNTLACTRRIDTDLGKVSKIYPLPHMYVIKDLVPDLSNFYAQYRSIEPYLKKKDESQEGKQQYLQSIEDREKLDGLYECILCACCSTSCPSYWWNGDKYLGPAVLMQAYRWMIDSRDDFTEERLAKLQDPFSLYRCHTIMNCTQTCPKGLNPGKAIAEIKKMMATYKEKRALA, from the exons atggcggcggcggcggcggtggcGGTTGGTGTCTCCTTGAGGCGCTGCTTCCCGGCAACGGCTCTCGGCAGAGCCCGCCTGCAG ATTCAGGCCTGCCGAGGGGCACAGACAGCTGCTGCTGCAGCTCCCCGAATCAAAAAATTTGCCATTTATCGATGGGACCCTGACAAGACTGGAGATAAACCCCGAATGCAGACTTATGAAGTTGATCTGAATAA GTGTGGGCCGATGGTGTTGGATGCTCTAATCAAGATTAAGAATGAAATTGATTCCACTTTGACCTTCCGGAGATCATGCAGAGAAG GGATCTGTGGCTCTTGTGCCATGAACATCAACGGAGGCAACACTCTGGCATGCACTCGCAGGATCGACACGGACCTCGGCAAAGTCTCAAAAATTTACCCTCTTCCACATATGTATGTGATCAAGGATCTAGTCCCT GATCTGAGCAACTTCTACGCACAGTACAGATCTATCGAGCCCTATCTGAAGAAGAAGGACGAGTCCCAGGAGGGCAAGCAGCAGTACCTGCAGTCCATCGAGGACCGGGAGAAGCTG GATGGATTGTATGAATGCATCCTGTGTGCCTGCTGCAGCACCAGCTGCCCCAGCTATTGGTGGAACGGAGACAAGTACCTGGGACCTGCAGTTCTCATGCAG GCCTATCGCTGGATGATCGACTCCAGAGACGACTTCACAGAGGAGCGCCTGGCCAAGCTGCAGGACCCCTTCTCTCTCTACCGCTGCCACACCATCATGAACTGTACTCAGACCTGCCCCAAG gGTCTGAATCCAGGGAAAGCCATTGCTGAAATCAAGAAGATGATGGCAACCTACAAGGAGAAGAGGGCACTGGCGTGA